In Aquimarina spinulae, a single window of DNA contains:
- a CDS encoding beta strand repeat-containing protein → MKKLLPFAVVAFLGFFNTIIAQVGNQSTGSAITPTQSISNRTPLPYDGTVTYTTGGTITNGDWNLSIGPGAGASLTSAYSNVLIGGMAGALFEDTGVNDNIVIGNFAADQTSGTFDNVFIGNYVARNATGSDNVVIGSEAGKAMTTAGDNVIIGEQAGEFLTEGDDNIMIGNFAGNETTTSSDNIFIGSNVGMRNTTGYSNTFVGGDTGESFLNASGEDNTTGYFNAFFGSGAGHDNGAGAENTFIGTKAGARNEHANGNTFIGYESGVRNNVSNGTGNANHNTFVGWKSGASNEEGANNVVMGYDAGFDSDGSNDNVVIGYLAKIDGTTDRSNNVLLGANAFTNNNNSMAIGANARATGDYAMAIGTGASVTRANSMVFGGVTIADRVSVGIATATPNQNASLELADIDKGFLVNRVTTAQRTAMETTAASGNPLAATEAGMMVYDTDLSALFVWDGTQWVNSTVDTDTDTDNQTIDVFQLTDNDLELSLLDDAEVTKTVDLSKYLDNTDSQELSIATNTLSLSGGTNTIDLSNYLDNTDQQDLDLSGNTLSLTNDGSTVDLSVYLDNTDAQTLSFSAGSLSITGGNSIDLSILQDGTGTDSQSLTSATLTNNELTIAIQNGSSVTVDLSAILTPLQDENQTQQTEIENQQSQITAQQTQIDDLINRIEALENNTVGSLNKGNLPILYQNIPNPFNETSSIKYYLPDGINNASVIFSNSIGQLVSTVAIKQSGDGELNINSDGLASGTYFYTLYVGSRKIDTKKMVIE, encoded by the coding sequence ATGAAAAAACTATTACCCTTCGCAGTCGTAGCATTTTTAGGATTTTTCAATACCATAATTGCACAGGTTGGAAACCAATCTACAGGATCTGCTATTACTCCAACACAATCAATATCTAATCGTACACCTCTTCCTTATGACGGTACGGTAACGTATACTACTGGCGGTACTATTACCAATGGTGATTGGAATCTTTCTATAGGGCCTGGTGCTGGTGCTTCTTTAACCTCTGCCTACAGTAATGTGTTAATAGGGGGGATGGCCGGGGCATTATTTGAAGATACTGGTGTTAATGATAACATTGTTATTGGAAATTTTGCAGCGGATCAAACGTCAGGTACTTTTGATAATGTATTTATCGGTAATTATGTAGCTAGAAATGCTACAGGTAGTGATAATGTTGTAATTGGTTCTGAGGCAGGTAAAGCAATGACAACCGCAGGAGATAATGTGATTATTGGAGAACAAGCCGGAGAGTTTTTAACAGAAGGAGATGATAATATAATGATAGGTAATTTTGCAGGTAACGAAACCACAACTTCAAGTGATAATATTTTTATAGGAAGTAATGTTGGGATGCGTAATACAACGGGGTATAGCAATACTTTTGTTGGAGGAGACACCGGAGAATCCTTTCTTAATGCCTCTGGAGAAGATAACACTACAGGGTATTTCAATGCTTTTTTTGGCTCTGGTGCTGGCCATGATAATGGTGCGGGTGCCGAAAATACATTTATAGGTACAAAAGCAGGTGCGCGTAATGAACATGCTAATGGAAATACTTTTATAGGATATGAATCGGGTGTAAGAAATAATGTAAGTAATGGTACAGGTAATGCAAACCATAATACATTTGTAGGATGGAAATCGGGAGCTTCAAATGAAGAAGGAGCAAATAATGTAGTAATGGGCTATGATGCAGGTTTTGATAGTGATGGTAGTAATGATAATGTAGTAATAGGGTATTTAGCCAAAATTGATGGTACTACAGATAGGTCTAACAATGTGTTACTTGGTGCAAATGCTTTTACCAACAATAATAATTCGATGGCGATTGGTGCTAATGCCAGAGCAACAGGAGATTATGCTATGGCGATAGGAACTGGAGCTTCTGTAACCCGTGCAAATAGTATGGTTTTTGGTGGGGTTACTATTGCTGATAGGGTAAGTGTTGGGATCGCAACCGCCACACCCAATCAAAATGCATCCCTTGAACTAGCCGATATTGATAAAGGTTTTTTGGTTAATCGAGTGACAACAGCGCAAAGAACAGCTATGGAAACTACCGCGGCAAGTGGAAATCCTTTGGCAGCTACCGAAGCCGGAATGATGGTGTACGATACTGATTTATCTGCATTATTTGTTTGGGATGGGACACAATGGGTAAATTCTACGGTAGACACAGATACCGATACTGACAATCAAACCATTGATGTGTTTCAATTAACAGATAATGATCTAGAGCTATCCTTATTAGACGATGCCGAAGTTACCAAAACAGTAGATTTATCAAAATATTTAGATAATACCGATAGTCAGGAACTTTCAATAGCAACAAATACGCTTAGTCTTTCTGGTGGAACCAATACAATTGATCTTTCTAATTACCTGGATAATACAGATCAACAGGACCTGGATTTATCCGGGAATACTTTGAGTCTAACTAATGATGGAAGTACAGTAGATTTATCAGTATATTTAGATAATACTGATGCACAAACATTAAGTTTTAGTGCAGGAAGCCTAAGTATTACTGGTGGGAATAGTATCGATCTTTCAATATTGCAGGATGGAACTGGAACTGATAGTCAAAGCCTTACTTCAGCTACACTCACAAATAATGAGTTAACGATTGCCATCCAAAACGGAAGTTCGGTTACCGTAGACCTTTCGGCTATATTAACGCCACTTCAGGATGAAAATCAAACACAACAAACCGAAATTGAAAATCAACAATCTCAGATCACCGCACAGCAAACGCAAATAGATGATTTGATCAATCGTATAGAAGCTTTAGAGAATAATACTGTTGGTAGTCTTAATAAAGGAAATCTTCCTATACTGTATCAAAATATTCCAAATCCATTTAACGAGACGTCATCTATCAAATATTATCTGCCAGATGGAATCAACAATGCTTCTGTTATATTTAGTAATTCGATTGGACAGTTGGTCTCTACAGTTGCTATTAAACAAAGCGGAGATGGAGAGTTAAATATCAACAGCGATGGATTAGCTTCTGGTACGTATTTTTATACTTTATATGTTGGAAGTCGAAAAATCGATACTAAAAAAATGGTGATAGAATAA
- a CDS encoding tetratricopeptide repeat protein, with amino-acid sequence MKLRSLVFQLFSKSKVILCIVLIQSILCYTKTFSQSNKVQEDSLQVEKLHIKALEIINTDPISARKYLEDALDILDSRLLQKDKENKSFLLKKSLILERLAYFLRRENKYGAALEYLQESLKLKEIAGETFTLSYTYSQIAWLWIYQSEFEKTKVNLDSAYALSKRYNNIKEKIRTLSRYGTLFLNLKEYAKAEDHHLRAVELADSVSDSGAIATTNANYADFLRRRKRYKESIPYLEKSMIMHEKNDNQIGLESGYYALGLTYRNLKKPYEAIKAYKRSIEMSEKQKNEAIIHMRYLGLSKSYEDVRDYKNAFLSYKQFNVFQEKGKNEINYRKMADLESRYKYQQQLALDSLKFAQEKREVTLLAETEASKKWLYMVLFLITAIGAIIIGVLVRRNYQNRARILNEKLEKEKAQKALLDAKVKASEEETKRLIADNSMRLEFKQELLDRLKNEIAPEASEKNQKAINIMTSELQVQITTESKLSGLQSKIDEVNQRFDTKLIKLYPSLTKTERDMCALLRLNLSIKEIMTVRNASIDSVKSTRYRIRKKMGLSSGEELEKFIQNIV; translated from the coding sequence ATGAAGTTAAGATCTCTTGTTTTTCAATTGTTCTCTAAAAGCAAAGTTATATTATGTATTGTATTAATACAGAGTATACTGTGTTATACCAAAACCTTTTCTCAGTCAAATAAAGTACAAGAAGATAGTCTTCAGGTCGAAAAATTACATATCAAAGCATTAGAAATAATTAATACTGACCCCATATCGGCAAGGAAATATTTAGAAGATGCATTAGATATATTAGACTCACGGCTTTTACAAAAGGACAAAGAAAATAAAAGCTTTTTATTGAAAAAGTCACTTATTTTGGAGCGTTTAGCCTATTTTTTAAGAAGAGAAAATAAGTATGGTGCAGCATTAGAATATCTTCAAGAGAGCCTGAAATTAAAAGAAATAGCGGGAGAAACCTTTACATTATCATATACGTATTCCCAAATCGCCTGGCTTTGGATATATCAATCAGAATTTGAAAAAACTAAGGTTAATTTGGATTCGGCATATGCATTAAGTAAAAGATATAATAACATAAAAGAAAAAATAAGAACCTTAAGTCGATATGGTACCTTGTTTCTCAATCTAAAAGAGTATGCAAAAGCAGAAGATCATCATCTTAGGGCTGTAGAACTTGCTGATTCTGTTAGTGATAGTGGGGCAATAGCAACGACCAATGCGAACTATGCAGATTTTTTAAGACGTCGAAAAAGGTATAAAGAAAGTATACCTTATCTTGAGAAATCCATGATAATGCACGAAAAAAATGATAATCAAATAGGATTAGAATCGGGGTATTATGCTTTAGGGCTCACCTATAGAAACTTGAAAAAACCATATGAGGCTATAAAAGCATACAAGCGGTCTATTGAAATGTCTGAAAAGCAAAAAAATGAAGCAATTATACATATGCGCTACTTGGGACTTAGTAAAAGCTATGAAGATGTTCGGGATTATAAAAATGCATTTTTATCCTATAAACAGTTTAATGTTTTTCAAGAAAAAGGTAAAAATGAGATAAACTATCGAAAGATGGCTGATCTGGAATCCAGGTATAAGTATCAGCAACAACTCGCTTTAGATAGTCTTAAATTTGCACAAGAAAAACGAGAAGTAACTTTATTAGCTGAAACCGAAGCTTCAAAGAAATGGTTGTATATGGTGTTGTTTCTTATAACTGCCATAGGTGCTATAATAATAGGGGTATTGGTTCGTAGAAATTATCAAAATCGAGCTAGAATATTAAATGAAAAGCTTGAAAAAGAAAAGGCTCAAAAGGCATTGCTAGATGCCAAAGTGAAAGCCAGTGAGGAAGAGACCAAGCGATTAATTGCAGATAATAGTATGCGCCTGGAATTCAAACAAGAATTACTGGATCGATTAAAAAATGAAATAGCCCCAGAAGCTTCTGAAAAAAATCAAAAAGCTATTAACATCATGACTTCAGAGTTACAAGTTCAGATCACAACAGAAAGTAAATTATCGGGATTGCAATCTAAAATTGATGAGGTAAACCAGAGATTTGATACCAAACTCATAAAATTATATCCATCTCTAACCAAAACTGAGCGTGATATGTGTGCATTACTTCGATTAAATTTGTCTATCAAAGAAATTATGACTGTTCGTAATGCTTCAATAGATTCAGTAAAATCTACAAGGTATCGTATTCGTAAAAAAATGGGGCTTTCTTCGGGAGAAGAATTAGAGAAATTTATTCAGAATATTGTCTAG